The Limimonas halophila genome includes a region encoding these proteins:
- a CDS encoding co-chaperone GroES — protein sequence MTFRPLHDRILVERVEQEEQTSGGIIIPDTAKEKPMEAEVVAVGAGAKDENGNRLSVDVEVGQRVLIGKYAGTDVKLDGKDYTILRENDVLGILTKGEGAQKAA from the coding sequence ATGACATTCCGTCCGTTGCACGACCGCATCCTGGTCGAGCGCGTTGAGCAGGAGGAGCAGACCTCGGGCGGCATCATCATCCCCGACACAGCCAAGGAAAAGCCGATGGAGGCCGAGGTCGTCGCGGTGGGCGCCGGCGCGAAGGACGAGAACGGCAACCGGCTGTCCGTCGACGTCGAGGTCGGCCAGCGCGTGCTGATCGGCAAGTACGCGGGCACCGACGTCAAGCTCGACGGCAAGGACTACACCATCCTGCGAGAGAACGACGTCCTGGGCATCCTCACCAAGGGCGAGGGCGCCCAGAAGGCCGCGTAA
- the groL gene encoding chaperonin GroEL (60 kDa chaperone family; promotes refolding of misfolded polypeptides especially under stressful conditions; forms two stacked rings of heptamers to form a barrel-shaped 14mer; ends can be capped by GroES; misfolded proteins enter the barrel where they are refolded when GroES binds) gives MTAKQLVFGQDARDRLLRGVDTLANAVRVTLGPKGRNVAFTRGYGAPRSTKDGVTVAREVELKDRFENMGAQLVRQAAQKTNDIAGDGTTTATVLAQAIVREGAKAVSAGMGPMEVKRGIEQAVTAVAAELDAQAERTSERGRIAQVATIAANGERAIGELVADAVEKAGEHGTITVEEAAGQETELDLVEGLRFDRGYLSPYFVTDGERMQAEFEDPYILIHDGKLDNLQDLLPLLESVARNGSALVIVAEDVSGEALTALVVNRLRGGLRVAAVKAPGFGERRTAMLGDLAVVTGGEVVGGELGNKVENATLDMLGRARLVRITKDTTTVIDGRGTSEAIQDRGKQIRAQIAETDSEYDKEKLQERLARLTGGVAVIKVGGATEFETKEKRDRVDDAVNAARAAVTDGIVTGGGTALAIAARALDGVTALNRDQQVGVDIVRRALQAPLRQIAANAGVEPSIVAGKVLDTGDPNWGFDAATNSYGDLRSAGIIDPLKVVKTALQDAASVAGLIITTEAMVSEKPRSKGHHHEDEYDMAM, from the coding sequence ATGACCGCCAAGCAGCTCGTTTTCGGCCAGGATGCCCGCGACCGGCTCCTGCGCGGTGTCGACACCCTCGCCAACGCCGTCCGTGTGACGCTGGGGCCCAAGGGCCGCAACGTCGCCTTCACCCGCGGCTACGGCGCGCCGCGCTCGACCAAGGACGGCGTCACGGTCGCGCGCGAGGTCGAGCTGAAGGACCGCTTCGAGAACATGGGCGCGCAGCTCGTGCGCCAAGCCGCGCAGAAGACCAACGACATCGCCGGCGACGGCACCACCACGGCCACCGTGCTGGCCCAGGCCATCGTGCGCGAGGGCGCCAAGGCCGTCAGCGCCGGCATGGGGCCGATGGAGGTCAAGCGCGGCATCGAGCAGGCGGTCACGGCCGTCGCCGCCGAGCTGGACGCGCAGGCCGAGCGCACCAGCGAGCGCGGGCGCATCGCCCAGGTCGCCACGATCGCCGCCAACGGCGAGCGGGCCATCGGCGAACTGGTCGCCGACGCCGTGGAGAAGGCGGGCGAGCACGGCACGATCACCGTGGAGGAGGCCGCCGGCCAGGAGACCGAGCTGGACCTCGTGGAGGGGCTGCGTTTCGACCGCGGCTACCTCTCGCCCTACTTCGTCACCGACGGCGAGCGCATGCAGGCCGAGTTCGAGGACCCCTACATCCTGATCCACGACGGCAAGCTGGACAATCTGCAGGACCTCCTGCCGCTTTTGGAAAGCGTCGCGCGCAACGGCAGCGCGCTCGTCATCGTGGCCGAGGACGTCTCTGGCGAGGCCCTCACGGCGCTGGTGGTCAACCGCCTGCGCGGCGGCCTGCGCGTGGCGGCGGTGAAGGCCCCCGGCTTCGGCGAGCGCCGCACGGCCATGCTGGGCGATCTCGCGGTCGTCACGGGCGGCGAGGTCGTCGGCGGCGAGCTGGGCAACAAGGTGGAGAACGCCACGCTGGACATGCTGGGCCGCGCGCGCCTCGTGCGCATCACCAAGGATACCACCACCGTCATCGACGGCCGCGGCACCTCGGAGGCCATTCAGGACCGCGGCAAGCAGATCCGCGCCCAGATCGCCGAGACGGACTCCGAGTACGACAAAGAAAAGCTGCAGGAGCGCCTGGCGCGCCTGACCGGCGGCGTGGCCGTCATCAAGGTGGGCGGGGCCACGGAGTTCGAGACCAAGGAAAAGCGCGACCGCGTGGACGACGCCGTGAACGCCGCCCGGGCCGCGGTCACGGACGGCATCGTCACCGGCGGCGGCACCGCGCTCGCCATCGCCGCGCGCGCGCTCGACGGCGTGACGGCGCTCAACCGCGACCAGCAGGTGGGCGTGGACATCGTGCGCCGCGCGCTCCAGGCGCCGCTGCGCCAGATCGCCGCGAACGCGGGCGTCGAGCCCTCGATCGTGGCGGGGAAGGTGCTGGACACGGGCGACCCGAACTGGGGCTTTGACGCCGCCACCAACAGCTACGGCGACTTGCGCTCGGCCGGCATCATCGACCCGCTGAAGGTGGTGAAGACCGCGCTTCAGGACGCAGCCTCCGTCGCCGGCCTCATCATCACCACCGAGGCCATGGTCTCCGAAAAGCCCCGGAGCAAGGGCCACCACCACGAAGACGAGTACGACATGGCGATGTAG
- a CDS encoding succinylglutamate desuccinylase/aspartoacylase family protein → MGGEPIDVPLDVETPGTSRTVRMVRYGDPDARPKAYIQAGVHADETPGYLVARHLLAELDAAQEAGRIAGQVVVVPCANPLGLAQRVTGASPARQDLASGQNFNRGWPDLAAAAAGAGDRLGDDARANLAELRSAMRAALDAQQPEREIDALHRVLAREACDADLALDLHCDDAGLLHLFILPELWPAAADLAGELDCAAVLTAGVTGGSTFSETLSAAWTRLGAAHPDLPIPQGCVAATVELRGFADVDDGLAKRDARALVRALQRRGHLAGDPGPAPQPRCEPTGLDACDILRAPATGAVIYRAELGQQVRGGDPIAELVPLDAGPTARQRAVVHARTDGIVLTRRLHRQAARGDAIAKIAGRTPLAHRQGYLLED, encoded by the coding sequence ATGGGCGGCGAACCGATCGATGTGCCGCTGGATGTGGAAACGCCGGGAACCAGCCGCACGGTTCGCATGGTGCGGTACGGCGATCCGGACGCACGCCCCAAGGCCTACATCCAGGCCGGGGTGCACGCCGACGAAACCCCGGGCTATCTGGTCGCCCGGCATCTGCTGGCGGAACTCGACGCCGCGCAGGAGGCCGGCCGGATCGCCGGGCAGGTCGTCGTGGTGCCGTGCGCCAATCCGCTCGGCCTGGCGCAGCGTGTGACCGGCGCCTCGCCGGCGCGGCAGGACCTTGCCAGCGGCCAGAACTTCAACCGCGGCTGGCCCGACCTTGCCGCCGCCGCGGCCGGCGCGGGCGACCGGCTCGGCGACGACGCGCGGGCCAACCTCGCGGAACTGCGTTCGGCCATGCGCGCGGCGCTCGACGCCCAACAGCCCGAACGCGAAATCGACGCCCTGCACCGCGTGCTCGCCCGCGAAGCCTGCGACGCCGATCTCGCGCTCGATCTGCACTGCGACGACGCGGGGCTGCTGCACCTCTTCATCCTGCCGGAGCTCTGGCCGGCGGCCGCCGACCTGGCCGGCGAGCTCGACTGCGCCGCGGTGCTGACGGCCGGGGTGACGGGCGGAAGCACCTTCTCCGAGACGCTGTCGGCAGCCTGGACCCGGCTGGGCGCGGCGCATCCGGACCTGCCGATCCCGCAGGGGTGCGTGGCCGCCACGGTGGAGCTGCGCGGCTTCGCCGACGTGGACGACGGGCTGGCCAAGCGCGACGCACGGGCGCTGGTGCGGGCCCTTCAGCGCCGCGGCCATCTGGCGGGCGACCCGGGCCCCGCGCCGCAACCACGTTGCGAGCCGACCGGCTTGGACGCCTGCGACATCCTGCGCGCGCCGGCCACGGGCGCCGTGATCTACCGCGCCGAACTCGGGCAGCAGGTTCGCGGCGGCGATCCCATTGCCGAACTGGTCCCGCTCGACGCCGGCCCCACCGCGCGGCAGCGAGCGGTTGTCCACGCCCGCACCGACGGCATCGTTCTGACCCGGCGGCTGCACCGCCAGGCTGCGCGCGGCGACGCGATCGCCAAGATCGCCGGTCGCACGCCGCTGGCGCATCGTCAGGGCTATCTGCTGGAAGACTGA
- a CDS encoding ABC transporter substrate-binding protein, translating into MTDHPRQSDMPVNRRRFMQGAAALGAGVVANGMPLSRAVWAAEGKVLVARAYSDINKLDPGFYQNAYNVDVMNCIYSKLIEYKPGDAWDWQLQAAESIEQVDDTHIRFKLREGIMFTGGYGEMTAEDVKFSFERIIEHDSPVKDDWGPLDRVDVEDKYTGVIVLSKPFVPLWNITLPYGCGHIVSKKAVMEATENGGDFGMEPPCFSGPYVLDEWKPGQHVKLTRNPEWTGPKPGFDEIRILPIDDTKSAETAYQAGDLDFTHVTLASLKQLKEDPPANTTIEENPSLYYVYLGMNQEHPKLQDINVRRAVQWAINVPEVLNAAYFGQAEVATGFVAPGLTGHRDAALIPPEGDPDKAREYLKKAGAEGITLQIDALNQTKFKTMAEVIHAQLARVGINLEIDVQDAGSFWTIGMESEGDRWKKMQLILQRFSMVPDPYYATTFFTCEQVGKWNWERFCNKRFDELNAKAVTVQDPEERAKMYHEMQDLLEKSGCYRFLTHEGSPAMYRTTVTDPATRPDGRPLYRDFKPV; encoded by the coding sequence ATGACGGATCATCCACGCCAATCGGATATGCCGGTGAACCGGCGCCGCTTCATGCAGGGCGCCGCCGCGCTCGGCGCCGGTGTCGTGGCGAACGGCATGCCGCTGTCGCGGGCGGTCTGGGCGGCCGAGGGGAAGGTGCTGGTCGCACGCGCCTATTCGGACATCAACAAGCTCGACCCCGGCTTCTATCAGAACGCCTACAACGTCGATGTGATGAACTGCATCTACTCGAAGCTGATCGAGTACAAGCCGGGCGACGCGTGGGACTGGCAGCTCCAGGCGGCGGAGTCCATCGAGCAGGTGGACGACACCCACATCCGCTTCAAGCTGCGCGAAGGTATCATGTTCACCGGCGGCTACGGCGAGATGACCGCCGAGGACGTGAAGTTCTCCTTCGAACGCATCATCGAGCATGACAGCCCCGTGAAGGACGACTGGGGCCCGCTCGACCGCGTGGACGTGGAAGACAAGTACACCGGCGTCATCGTGCTCTCCAAGCCGTTCGTGCCGCTGTGGAACATCACCCTGCCCTACGGCTGCGGCCACATCGTCTCGAAAAAGGCGGTGATGGAGGCGACGGAGAACGGCGGCGACTTCGGCATGGAGCCGCCGTGTTTCTCGGGGCCCTACGTGCTCGATGAATGGAAGCCCGGCCAGCACGTCAAGCTGACGCGCAATCCGGAATGGACCGGCCCGAAGCCCGGCTTCGACGAAATCCGCATCCTGCCGATCGACGACACCAAGTCGGCCGAAACCGCCTATCAGGCCGGCGACCTCGACTTTACCCACGTCACGCTGGCCTCGCTGAAGCAGTTGAAGGAAGACCCGCCGGCGAACACGACGATCGAGGAAAACCCGTCCCTGTATTACGTGTACCTGGGAATGAACCAGGAGCACCCGAAGTTGCAGGACATCAACGTCCGGCGGGCCGTGCAGTGGGCGATCAACGTGCCGGAGGTCCTGAACGCCGCGTACTTCGGTCAGGCCGAGGTCGCCACCGGCTTCGTCGCCCCCGGTCTGACCGGCCACCGCGACGCGGCGCTGATCCCGCCGGAAGGCGATCCCGACAAGGCGCGCGAATACCTGAAGAAGGCCGGCGCCGAGGGGATCACGCTGCAGATCGACGCGCTCAATCAGACGAAGTTCAAGACGATGGCGGAGGTCATCCACGCCCAGCTCGCCCGCGTCGGCATCAACCTGGAGATCGATGTCCAGGACGCCGGGTCGTTCTGGACCATCGGCATGGAGAGCGAGGGCGATCGCTGGAAGAAGATGCAACTGATCCTGCAGCGCTTCTCCATGGTCCCGGACCCCTATTACGCCACGACCTTCTTCACCTGCGAGCAGGTCGGCAAATGGAATTGGGAGCGGTTCTGCAACAAGCGCTTCGATGAGCTGAACGCGAAGGCCGTGACCGTCCAGGACCCCGAGGAGCGGGCCAAGATGTACCACGAGATGCAGGACCTGCTGGAGAAGTCGGGCTGTTACCGCTTCCTGACCCACGAGGGCTCGCCGGCGATGTATCGCACGACGGTGACGGACCCCGCGACGCGCCCCGACGGGCGACCGCTCTACCGGGACTTCAAGCCGGTCTGA